The window AGCTGTCGCGCCGCACCTACGGCAAGATGGTCCAGAACCTCTGGTGGGCCACCGGCTACAACGCCTTTGCCATTCCGCTCGCCGCCGGCGTGGCCGCCGCCTGGGGCATCCTGCTCAGCCCGGCGATGGGCGCGGTGCTCATGTCGGCCAGCACCGTCATCGTCGCCATCAACGCCCAACTGCTGTCGCGCCGCCCCGCCGGCGCAACCTGATCCGCCAGGAGACCGGCATGAACGCAGCCGCACTCACCCTGTCTCGCCGGCGCTTCGACGCCGTCATCTTCGACCTGGACGGCGTCATCACCCAGACCGCCCGGGTCCACGCCGCCGCCTGGAAGGCCATGTTCGACGACTTCCTGCAGCGCCGCGCCGCCGCCCGCGGCGAACCCTTCCGCCCCTTCGACATCGACACCGACTACCGGCGCTACGTGGACGGCAAGCCGCGCTACGACGGCGTGCAAAGCTTTCTGGCCGCGCGCGGCATCGATCTGCCCTACGGCGATCCCGCCGATCCGCCGGCGCGGGACACGGTCTGCGGGCTCGGCAACCGCAAGAACCGCATGTTCCTGGAAGTATTGGAAAAAGAGGGCGTCGCGGTCTACGACAGCACCATCGTCCTGATCCGCCAATTGCGCGCCCACGGCTTTCGCACCGCCATGGTCACCGCCAGCAAGAGCGGCGCGGCCATCCTGGCGCGGGCCGGTATCGGCGATCTCTTCGATGCCAAGGTCGACGGCGTCGACGCCGCCGAACTCGGCCTCCGGGGCAAGCCCGCCCCCGACCCCTTCCTGGAAGCCGCGCGCCGCCTCCACGTGGAACCCGCCCGCGCGGTGGTGGTCGAGGACGCCATCGCCGGCGTCCAGTCCGGCCGCGCCGGCGGCTTCGGCTGCGTCATCGGCGTCAACCGCGGCGACTACGCAGCGGCGCTGCGCGAGGGCGGGGCGGACGTGGTGGTGAGGGATCTGGCGGAGCTCGGGGTGGCGGCGCAGTAGCGCGGCCGGGAGTTGCGCGCCTGGACGGCCATTGGCGTGCCAGGCACAGCAGCCGGGCAGCAGCGCGACCGGGACTGCGCTTGCCCTGGGCTGCGCCGACGCAGCCCGCAGCCGTCCCCTGTCGCGTCCGGCCGCAGGAGCGGGCTGGCCGGCGATGCACGGGCATCGGCTATGGCGGATCGCGAGCCAGCTCGCTCCTGCGGCCGGTGGCAACAGCGCGACCCGGGAGCAATGCCCGGGCACTCGCCATGTTGTCCCTCACCCTGCCCTCTCCCCAAGGGAGCGGGCATGCCGGGCGGCTGCGGTGTCGTACCAGATCCTGGCGGGCCGGCAGCTCAGCTTGTCGGAGCGGGCTGGCCCGCGATTGGGTGGCGGTCGGGATGGCGGATCGCGAGCAAGCTCGCTCCTACCGCCGATGGCGGCAGCAACTCCCCTCACCCCTGCACCGAAACATCACACAACTTCCGCAAATCCTCCGGTGCCTCGTCCGGGCACTCGCCGCACTTTTTGTTGCCTGGCACCGCGAAATCCATCTTCTTCGGATAGGGCAGGTTGAGGTTGTGCATGATCTCCACGAACTCCGCCAGGGTCTTGCCCGCGCCCAGGCGCGGGTTGCGCTCGCGCTCCTGGGCGACGGTGGAGACGCGGCGGTGGTTGTAGTCGTGGGCCGGGTAGACCAGGGTGTCGTCGGGCAGGGCGAAGAGCTTGTCGTGGATGGAGCGGTAGAGCACGGCCGGATCGCC of the Thermithiobacillus tepidarius DSM 3134 genome contains:
- a CDS encoding HAD family hydrolase; the protein is MNAAALTLSRRRFDAVIFDLDGVITQTARVHAAAWKAMFDDFLQRRAAARGEPFRPFDIDTDYRRYVDGKPRYDGVQSFLAARGIDLPYGDPADPPARDTVCGLGNRKNRMFLEVLEKEGVAVYDSTIVLIRQLRAHGFRTAMVTASKSGAAILARAGIGDLFDAKVDGVDAAELGLRGKPAPDPFLEAARRLHVEPARAVVVEDAIAGVQSGRAGGFGCVIGVNRGDYAAALREGGADVVVRDLAELGVAAQ